Below is a genomic region from bacterium.
ACAACGCCAACGATTTAATTTACGCGGAACCATCGGTAAAAAGGTCGAAATCTTGTTTGACCAGGACAGCGAGCGTGAATTTGATTTTGAAAACAACATCAAAATAACTTATACCGGTTTTGACGATGAAGTTCTCCAAAAATTAGAAGCGGGTAATATTGATTTGTCCCTTCCAGGAACAGAGTTTGTTACAACCGGCGGACAAAATAAAGGCCTCTTTGGCATCAAAGCGTTGTTCAAACTTGCCAATCTGAACATAACTACTATCGCAAGTATTCAAAATGGTGAAAAAACGAAATTGTCATTATCGGGCGGCGCATTGAAATCGGAAATTAACAAAAAAGTGTATGATTACGCCAAAGCTAAATTTTTCTTCCTTGAATCCTATTACAGAGACAATTATGAAAATTACAGCGGCAGAATTCATGTTGCTAATCCCGAAAATGATATTTCGAATATCCGTGTTTTTCGTTACTCTCCCAACAATCAGTCAATTCCGGGTAACATACCGGGAATTGCAATTAATAGGATGTCAATCCTTACTGATCCTAATTTGGCAAATCTAACCAATGATGAAATCGACACGCTCGATAATGGCCAAACGATAGACGGCAACTTTCTTGAAATTGGTGAGGAGCAGTACGACTTAGATACTAGGCTTGGGATTCTTAAATTACACTCTCCCATTGCGGACGGCGATCTTCTTGCGGTAACGTACCAAACGGCCACAAAAACCGTAGGTCTCTTTACGCCGAGTTATCTTAAGTTAAAAATGTTATGGAGCAACAAGCCTAAACCGGCAGATTCATCATGGACTCTTGAATTAAAAAATATTTACGACTTTGGGATAACCGGACTGAGCGCAGAAGATGCAAAAACACTAAAAATAAGCTATAGGGCTAATGGAACCGGAACGGATCAAACGATTGTAAAAGATAAAAACGGCAACGATGTAGGCCTGCTCAAAATGCTGCACGTGGATGAGCAGGGTCAAAACTCAGAGCCTGACGATATCGTGGATGAAGCGCTGTACGGATACGGCCTTGATTTCTCAAACGGGTATTTGATTTTTCCTAAATTAAGGCCATTTGACCCCAGCACTCAACAGCTGGATGGCTTTTCCGAAGAGGTTTATCCGGATACTTTGAGAATATGGAAAACAAATTCCATTTACGACCTTGATCGCACGCCAACTAATATTACTCAGCTGCAGAATATAAATACCTTTAATATATATCTGTCCTCAAGTAAAAAAAGTTCAACCATATCATTAGGAATAAATATTCTTGAAGGCAGTGAAGAGGTTCTATTAAGCGGTGAAAAACTGGAAAAAGATATAGGATATGCGATTGACTATTTTTCAGGAAATATTGAATTGCTTGACCCTCGCGCTTTACTCCCGTCCGCAGATATTGAAATAAAATACGAACAAGCCCAGCTATTCCAGATTAACAAAAGGACTATTTTCGGCGCTCGTGCAGAGTATAGCTTAGCCGATTATGGAATGGGGGCGAATTCGTTCATTGGAACTACGGCGCTTTTTCAAAGCCAATCCACTATCAACAAGCGAGTTCAACTGGGCGAAGAACCATTTAGCAATTTTGTATGGGATGTTAACACGAACCTTGAATTTAACGCTAAATTTCTGACTAAGCTGGTCAACTACATTCCCCTTGTTTCAAGCAACCAGCCTTCAAAAATAAATATTCGCGGTGAATACGCCAAAATATTTCCCACTCCGAACACAAGTAACGGATTAATGAAAAACGATGAAAACGGCGTAGCCTATCTTGATGACTTTGAGGCTGTTAAAAGAACATTTCCTCTCGGCACCACCAGAAAAGCCTGGTCATTAGCAAGCACGCCGCTTGAGAGACGGGCGTCTGATCGTGGGCAAATTGTCTGGTTTATAAAACAAGAGGCGCGCGAAAAAATTTCGCTTATTAGGACCAACCCAACCGATAACGTGCTAACTCTCGGATTAGCTTTGAAACCTAAATCCGATGATCCCATTAATTCATGGGGTGGAATTATAAGGGGATTTTCTTCATCGGCCGCAAAAGAACTATCTGAATCACGATTTATAGAACTATGGGTGAAAAACATTAAAGGAACATCTCTCATCAATATTGATCTGGGAGCGATTTCTGAAGATCAAAACGGCAATCGCGGGGAACCGGATCGCGAAGTGAAATCAGCTCTGCAGGTAGGTGTAACTGAAGAGCAGGATGTGGGATTGGACGGCCTTAACGATCAACAGGAAGCCGATACATTGCTATCGCTGGGAATTACGCCGGGATCCACGAACTTAACACCAACTCAACAGTCGACCATTGACTCACTTCAAATTAGATATCCTTGGGGCATAATAAACAAAAGCGCGGACGACCCTTTCGGTGATAACTGGAATAGGGAACAAGCACAACCTCAAAACATAGAAGAAATAGAAAATGCCATTACTAATAACGATATCTCCGGAATAAAAGTTAACGGCCTTGAAAAAAACATCGAGGATGGAACAACACGAATAGGTGATACCGAAGACCTCAACGGCAATGGCGTTATAGACCAACAGACCAATTCCTATTTTCGATATTCATTTTCAACGAATAGAAATAGCAAAGATACGTCTTTTGTTATCGGAAGAGGAAAGGATGATTGGCTCTTGTATAGGATACCGATATTAAGTCCGGATAGTGCCATTAACGCCGTTGTTCTGCCTGATATTACCAACGCACGCATATGGATTAATCCAGAAGACAATTCAGACGATGTCATCGCCTTACAGATCGCAGAACTTCAATTTGTGACCAGTGAGTGGACATTTACAAAAGAAAACCCCAGCGGGGTCATTGTTGACCCTAACGGGAAACAAATTGATAGTAATGATATTAAGAAGATTGTCGAAATTTCCTCCATCAGCACAGAAGAAGGCGGTGAATATCAAAAACCACCCGGTGTTCGACGAGAATATATACAAGGATCCAGCGACGGGCGCAAAAGGGAAGTAAAAGAGCAGTCGCTGTCTTTGAAGCTTAACGAGCTTCCCGCGGGATCTACCGCGCTAATTGTAAAAAATATTTCATCGTCTGATCTTAGAAATTACGGCAGAATCAAGATGTTCGTTCATGGCGATATCATACCTAAAGGCAATGTGCTTCTTCCGGATGAAAATGAAAACACAAACAATAGTCCGATCAATTTCTTTTTTAGGTTTGGCAATAATTCAACAAATTATTATGAGATTGAATATCCGCTCTTTGCAGGCTGGGCTGAGAGAAATTTTGTGGAAATAAGTTTTGATGAAATAACAGCGCTTAAGTTTGATAAAACGAATGTACCCGATGCTTTGACTGACATACGAACATTTATATTAACGGACGGTAAAACCCTACGAATTAAAGGAAGCCCGACGATTGCCGGTATTACACAGTTATATTTAGGCGCGATTAATAACGAAACGGTATATACGTACACCGGCGATATCTGGTTTGACGAATTACGTCTTACCGATGCAAATGATAAACCCGGTCAGGCAGTTAAAGCTAATTTATCATTTAATCTTGCAGATTTTGCATCTTTTAATGGGTTTGTACAATATCAAACGTCCGAATTCAGAACCGTGGACCAGCGGTTTAATGCAAATTCCGGCGACACGCGTAATTGGAATATTAATACAAGCGTTGCTCTGCATAAATTTTATTTGGAAAATTGGGGAATTAATTTACCCTTTACCTTCAACATAAGCAATAGCCGGTCCGATCCAAAATACTTGCCAGGAAATGATATATTAGTTGAATCTGCAAAAGACCAAAACGATAAAGATTTAATCTTACTTCGATTAGAGTCTGATGAAATAAGGAGAAGATCTGATAGTTTAAGATCTGTTACTTCTGATACGGCACTGATAAATCCGTTTGTCAGAGACAGTGTTCGTCAAAATAATATTTTAACTTTAGCAGAAAATTTTGAATCAACGTTGCGAACATCAAGTGTCACTAAAGGATTTAGCTTAAATTTTTCCAAAGCGAAAAATGAGAAAAATTTTTGGCTACTTCGCTACACTATTGACAATATTACGTCCAGTTTTAATTACAATACGTCAGAACAGAAAAACCCACAGTTCATTTCAAACAGCAACATATCATGGACCAGTGCAACCTCTTATAATCTTGGCTTCAAGAGAAAACCTTTTAAACCATTGAGTTGGATACCGTTAAGCAGCATGCCAATGTTGGGCACAGTCTTCAAGAACATTAAGGATACAGAATTCAACTACATGCTTTTTACTGGGGCTACTACAGATTTTTCGATTACATCCACGAAAAGCGAAGCCATTGAGCGGGATCAATTGGGCAACCCTATAAACAAACCGACTATTGCAACGCTATCCTCCACACGAGGATATGGTTTATCTCTTAGCCCATGGCAGACTCTTAATTCGTCTATCGGAGTGAAATATCAAACCGACTTACGCGGATTGTCCGCCGGTCAAATTCTAAAAGGCGTTGCAAACGGACTAAATCCCTTCGACGGTTTTAACGATTTTGTTTTTGATCGGTCCATTGATACCATAAAAGGAGGCAAGACCCTCGACTCTTTAATATACAATCGCGATTTTGCAACTACGAATACGTTCAACGTCAATTATAATCCGTTAACATTTCCCTTTTTGACACACACGCTCAATTATACATTTTCAAACACTGGAAGAAGGCAAAAACCACCCATTTCAATCTACAATGAGTCTTCTTCCATAAGCAGACGAGTTCAAGTTGACATGGGCTTCAGTATTAGATCTTTTATTTCATCTGTGAAAGAGCCGTTCAGTCAACAAGGTCGTAAAGATCAGGCCAAGCCCGACGACTCCAAAAAAAGCCGAAGGGATAAATTTAAAAATCTTAACCAAGGTACGGGCGTGCAAACCGGAAGAGACGGGGCCGATACAACCAAAGACAACAGCAAAACCTCAATTCTAGATGTGTCTAGAAAAGTTGGGTCTGCTACCGAAAGAGCCTTGAAGATGATTAATGACGTTCGATTTACAATTGGTTTTGATAATAATTTTCAAATAAACAACACTGATAAAAAAATAAATCCTTCCCTGCAATGGTTTGGCTATACTACAACTCAAAATTCGGGTTTTGTTGATAATATTTTCAGTTTTGATCTTGATACGATCAAACAATTCAATAAATCAAAACTCGACACGAGCAAAAATCTTTTCAATTACAGCGCCGGTAAAAGCATCAATTATGGGTTTAACTACGGATTTAATTTTGTCTATTTTACGGTGGACCTTCGTTACGATTATGCGGAAAATAGAACTCTTAGCCCTCCAAACATTTTGCGGCGAACCGTTTCCAGGTCAGCACTATTCCCTTGGTTGAAATTTTCTCCGATACCGATGTTCTACGATATTACAATCCGTGCAAATAATATCGGGCGTTGGCCGATATTCAATCTTATGGCTGGAATCACCAATAATATGGGTTTCGGGTTTACCTTTAATTCTAAAGAAACTGAAAACTGGATAAGTTTTACTGGAAATAATTTTACCGGTATTGATTCTACTAAGCTGAATGGAAGAAGTATACAGCTCGAAAGTGTATCTAATCAACAAACATTTCCTCAAATTAACTACGATATTATATGGAAAGGGAATATTACGCAAAACATAGTATTCACCAACACTAATACTACGGGTGAAAACAAGTCTTCTATTCAAACTTCAAACACGAAATCTATAACAACAAACATAAGTTACACAAAACGCGGAGGGTTTAAAGTGCCAATCTGGTTCCTCAAAAAAAAGCAACTTGATAATGAAATAAGAGTTGGGGCTGTTGCCTCGTATACAAAACGAATCGCATACAATGAAAGCAAAAAAACCGATCAAACTTCGGATAAAACAAAAATTGATGATAGTATAACTTGGTCGGTTGAGCCGCGTGTTGATTATTCATTTACAAAATGGATAACCGGAGGCAGTTTTTTCAGATACGAAAGTTCAAAAACTTTACGAACGGGAAAAATCACGAGAATCCTTGCCGGTATTGTTATAAATATTACCATTGGTACATAACTGACACTCAATTAAATTGTTGGTAACTTCTTAGTTAGCGTTAATAGACTTCGGGTAAAAAGCAGAGCGAGACTGCAGAACAACAAAAATAATCAATATTAACATTTTAGCTAGATCGAATCAACAAAACACTAAATCTAAATCAAATAAAAACAATGCATCATTTTGTTTATTAACATATCAACTTTGTAACACTACTATTATTACTAATTAAATAAATTAACAATTATATATATATGATATGAGTATAAACTTGATTTTATAGACCAATTGTTTTAATATATTCCAGCCATGAATTATCTAATTAAAGAAGCCTTTCAAATATTACAGCGGCCAAAAACTTTTACTAAACTCCCGAATATTTTTCTTGTAGTTCTTTCCTACTTCATATGTAAATTAACTAAAAAAAATTTTGTTCTTGGATATCCGTTTATGTTAATGCTGGAACCAACCAACATATGTAATTTGAGATGTCCGCTCTGTATTACAGGAAGCGATCAGATGACGCGCAAAGACGGCGTCATGGAGCTTAATAATTTTATAAGGCTAATGGATGAAGTTGGCGACTATCTCGTTCATCTGACGCTATGGAGTCAAGGTGAACCTTTTGTGAATCGCAATTTTACTGAAATGATACGTATTGCAAAGGATAAAGGAATCAAAACAATGACCAGCACCAACGGTCATTTTCTGATTGAAAACGCTGATAAAATTGTCAACTCAGGTCTAGATGTGCTTATCGTCGCGATGGATGGGGCATCACAACAAACATATGAAAAATACCGTGTTAACGGCAACTTCGAAAAAGTCCGGAACGGCATGAAAGCGGTTTCCGAAGCAAAAAAAAGACTAAACAGCAAAACGCCGGAGATAGAACTCCAATTCATCGTTATGAAGCATAATGAACATGAGACAGATCGAATTCGTAGCCTGGCTTATGAGTGCGGCGCACAAGTTATATCAATTAAGACGGCGCAAGTTTACACAGAAGAACAAGCTGCAGAATTTTTGCCAACTAAAGAAAAATATAGACGGTATGAATTAGATGCTCATGGAAAAATCAAGACAAAACTAAAAGAGATAAATTTTTGTAGGTGGGTTCTTCTGTGCCCCGTTATAAATTGGGACGGAACCGTATCTCCTTGCTGTTTTGATAAGAACGCTGAATACGGGCTAGGCAACGTCTTTTCCAATGGCGGATTAAAGAAAATATGGAAAAGTGAAAAATATGCAAAGTTTCGCCAACAAATCTTTACTAAAAGGAAGGATATTCCAATTTGCAGCAATTGCTCCGAAGGTCTCGAAGTCGAGGTTTTTGAAAAAGAGAACGTTCGCCATGATATAAACAATCCACATATCCAGGAACAAAATAAATACAAATCATTTGAATCCGCACACATCTAACTTAGAAAATAGCAGGCATCGATTATGAAAAACAAAAAATTAAAAAAACAAAAGAAACTTGTCAAAAAAACAACAAAAAAACCAAAAAAAACATCAAAAAAACTAAAAAAGACACAAAAACCG
It encodes:
- the sprA gene encoding cell surface protein SprA gives rise to the protein MGFISEIVFFIKNNLPKKLTLTLVVLFCLVAPAVLRGQTDNQDSKAKSSLDSSRLPSHSISDSLEKIRYIDDLFQKIAMNFSGSFGINGAIQNVANEAVKAATQYMPPDTVIQSDFMLYPFKYLPSISTNPNENFLLLKGPLIDYSQTHTLLPNYIVKVKLDSTGRFYVFSDSYGTSKQALRKPTIIGKQTYIESNFNNQIRNTFSKSVLANLSGKDERTSGAVRLFTASVTTNETFTKIFGGDEVAVDATGNINLSVSGASEKSSNQNSNTGKNSTFTPKFEQRQRFNLRGTIGKKVEILFDQDSEREFDFENNIKITYTGFDDEVLQKLEAGNIDLSLPGTEFVTTGGQNKGLFGIKALFKLANLNITTIASIQNGEKTKLSLSGGALKSEINKKVYDYAKAKFFFLESYYRDNYENYSGRIHVANPENDISNIRVFRYSPNNQSIPGNIPGIAINRMSILTDPNLANLTNDEIDTLDNGQTIDGNFLEIGEEQYDLDTRLGILKLHSPIADGDLLAVTYQTATKTVGLFTPSYLKLKMLWSNKPKPADSSWTLELKNIYDFGITGLSAEDAKTLKISYRANGTGTDQTIVKDKNGNDVGLLKMLHVDEQGQNSEPDDIVDEALYGYGLDFSNGYLIFPKLRPFDPSTQQLDGFSEEVYPDTLRIWKTNSIYDLDRTPTNITQLQNINTFNIYLSSSKKSSTISLGINILEGSEEVLLSGEKLEKDIGYAIDYFSGNIELLDPRALLPSADIEIKYEQAQLFQINKRTIFGARAEYSLADYGMGANSFIGTTALFQSQSTINKRVQLGEEPFSNFVWDVNTNLEFNAKFLTKLVNYIPLVSSNQPSKINIRGEYAKIFPTPNTSNGLMKNDENGVAYLDDFEAVKRTFPLGTTRKAWSLASTPLERRASDRGQIVWFIKQEAREKISLIRTNPTDNVLTLGLALKPKSDDPINSWGGIIRGFSSSAAKELSESRFIELWVKNIKGTSLINIDLGAISEDQNGNRGEPDREVKSALQVGVTEEQDVGLDGLNDQQEADTLLSLGITPGSTNLTPTQQSTIDSLQIRYPWGIINKSADDPFGDNWNREQAQPQNIEEIENAITNNDISGIKVNGLEKNIEDGTTRIGDTEDLNGNGVIDQQTNSYFRYSFSTNRNSKDTSFVIGRGKDDWLLYRIPILSPDSAINAVVLPDITNARIWINPEDNSDDVIALQIAELQFVTSEWTFTKENPSGVIVDPNGKQIDSNDIKKIVEISSISTEEGGEYQKPPGVRREYIQGSSDGRKREVKEQSLSLKLNELPAGSTALIVKNISSSDLRNYGRIKMFVHGDIIPKGNVLLPDENENTNNSPINFFFRFGNNSTNYYEIEYPLFAGWAERNFVEISFDEITALKFDKTNVPDALTDIRTFILTDGKTLRIKGSPTIAGITQLYLGAINNETVYTYTGDIWFDELRLTDANDKPGQAVKANLSFNLADFASFNGFVQYQTSEFRTVDQRFNANSGDTRNWNINTSVALHKFYLENWGINLPFTFNISNSRSDPKYLPGNDILVESAKDQNDKDLILLRLESDEIRRRSDSLRSVTSDTALINPFVRDSVRQNNILTLAENFESTLRTSSVTKGFSLNFSKAKNEKNFWLLRYTIDNITSSFNYNTSEQKNPQFISNSNISWTSATSYNLGFKRKPFKPLSWIPLSSMPMLGTVFKNIKDTEFNYMLFTGATTDFSITSTKSEAIERDQLGNPINKPTIATLSSTRGYGLSLSPWQTLNSSIGVKYQTDLRGLSAGQILKGVANGLNPFDGFNDFVFDRSIDTIKGGKTLDSLIYNRDFATTNTFNVNYNPLTFPFLTHTLNYTFSNTGRRQKPPISIYNESSSISRRVQVDMGFSIRSFISSVKEPFSQQGRKDQAKPDDSKKSRRDKFKNLNQGTGVQTGRDGADTTKDNSKTSILDVSRKVGSATERALKMINDVRFTIGFDNNFQINNTDKKINPSLQWFGYTTTQNSGFVDNIFSFDLDTIKQFNKSKLDTSKNLFNYSAGKSINYGFNYGFNFVYFTVDLRYDYAENRTLSPPNILRRTVSRSALFPWLKFSPIPMFYDITIRANNIGRWPIFNLMAGITNNMGFGFTFNSKETENWISFTGNNFTGIDSTKLNGRSIQLESVSNQQTFPQINYDIIWKGNITQNIVFTNTNTTGENKSSIQTSNTKSITTNISYTKRGGFKVPIWFLKKKQLDNEIRVGAVASYTKRIAYNESKKTDQTSDKTKIDDSITWSVEPRVDYSFTKWITGGSFFRYESSKTLRTGKITRILAGIVINITIGT
- a CDS encoding radical SAM protein, translated to MNYLIKEAFQILQRPKTFTKLPNIFLVVLSYFICKLTKKNFVLGYPFMLMLEPTNICNLRCPLCITGSDQMTRKDGVMELNNFIRLMDEVGDYLVHLTLWSQGEPFVNRNFTEMIRIAKDKGIKTMTSTNGHFLIENADKIVNSGLDVLIVAMDGASQQTYEKYRVNGNFEKVRNGMKAVSEAKKRLNSKTPEIELQFIVMKHNEHETDRIRSLAYECGAQVISIKTAQVYTEEQAAEFLPTKEKYRRYELDAHGKIKTKLKEINFCRWVLLCPVINWDGTVSPCCFDKNAEYGLGNVFSNGGLKKIWKSEKYAKFRQQIFTKRKDIPICSNCSEGLEVEVFEKENVRHDINNPHIQEQNKYKSFESAHI